A single region of the Deltaproteobacteria bacterium genome encodes:
- a CDS encoding GTP-binding protein, with amino-acid sequence MSKERFARGKPHLNIGTIGHVDHGKTTLTAAITKVLDKAG; translated from the coding sequence ATGTCTAAGGAGAGATTTGCGCGGGGGAAGCCGCACTTAAACATAGGGACTATAGGTCACGTAGACCATGGTAAGACGACGCTCACGGCGGCGATAACGAAGGTATTGGACAAGGCCGGAG